The genomic segment TTACGGCGGCAACAGCTTGTTGGTTAGCTGCGCCCTGATGGCCGCCGTTTTGCGCGCAGATATGGAAATTAGAACTATACCTAAAGCGCGCGTGCCTGTAACCAATCCTTCGCGTGTGCGTCAGGACAGCGCCGTGGCTGGAGGTGCAGCGTGAGCCGCATGTTGATTATGGCCGGTGGTACCGGCGGGCATGTGTTTCCGGCACTCGCTGTTGCGCGCGAGCTGCAGAGCCGCGGGCACACTGTTAGCTGGCTGGGTACCCAGCGCGGTATTGAAGCGCGCCTGGTACCAGAGGCGAGGATTGAGCTGAATTTTATTTCTGTTGAGGGTGTGCGCGGTAAAGGCGCGGCCGGTTTGCTTAAGGCACCTTTCTTAGTCAGTTATGCAGTCTTGCAGGCGCTTAAAATTTTGCGCCGGGTTAAACCGTCAGTGGTTATTGGCTTTGGTGGCTTTGCTTCGGGACCGGGGGCAGTGGCAGCAAAAATTCTGCGCCTGCCTTTGCTTATTCACGAACAAAATGCGGTGGCGGGTACCACTAATAAACTCTCAGCCAAGTTCGCCCAGCGAGTGCTCACTGGCTTTGATCAGGTGCTGCCGGGTGGCGAATGGGTGGGCAACCCGGTGCGCGACGAAATTCGCAATTTGCCTGCGCCCGCCGAGCGGTTTTCCGCCCGCGCGGATCAGCCGATTAACTTACTGGTGTTGGGCGGCAGCCTGGGCGCATTGGCGATTAACGAATTAGTTCCCCAGGCGTTGGCAATGCTGCCGCCCGAGCTGCGCCCACGGGTACAGCATCAATGCGGTGCCAGGCACGAAGAGGCTACCACCCAGGCCTATGTTCGCCACCAGGTGGAAGCATCGGTCAAACCATTTATTTCCGATATGGCCGAAGCCTATGCCTGGGCCGATTTCGTGATCTGTCGTGCCGGAGCACTGACTGTGGCTGAGCTGGCGGCAGCGGGAATTGGGGCGCTGTTGGTGCCTCTGCCTTCGGCCATCGACGATCACCAAACACATAACGCTGCGGTTCTCGCCGGTGCCAGTGCCGGTATCAGCGTACCGCAAAGAGATTTAACGCCAGAGAGTCTGGCTAAACTGCTGCAGGAAAGACTTTTGCACCGCGACACTTTATTACAGCTGGCCGAGCGCGCCCGCACTGTGCATAAAGGTGATGCCGCCGCAAAAGTCGCCGACGCCGCAGGGGAGTTGATGCATGGATAAAACCATACCCTATTACGAAGTGCCGGAGATGCGTCGCATTCGCCGCATTCATTTTATCGGTATCGGTGGCGCCGGTATGAGTGGTATTGCCGAGGTGTTGTTGAATCAGGGTTATTTAATTTCTGGCTCGGATTTAAAAGAATCCAGTGTGACCCAGCGTCTGAAAGAAAAAGGCGCCGAGGTTTTTATCGGCCACAGCGCGGAGAATATCAGCGGTGCTGATGTAGTGGTTAACTCCAGCGCCGTGGATGAGAACAACCCCGAAATGGTAGCCGCGCGCAGCAACCGGGTGCCGGTAGTGCGCCGCGCCGAAATGCTGGCCGAACTGATGCGTTATCGCCACGGTATTGCTGTCGCGGGCACCCACGGTAAAACCACCACCACCAGTTTAATGGCCTCGGTGTTAGCCGCTGCCGATCGCGATCCGACTTTTATTATTGGCGGTTTGGTTAACAGTGCTGGCAGTAACGCGCAGTTGGGACAGAGCCGCTACCTGGTGGCCGAAGCTGACGAGAGCGACGCGTCGTTTTTGCACCTGCAACCCATGGTGGCGATCGTGACCAACATTGACGCCGACCACATGGATACCTACGAGGGCGACTTCTCTCGTTTAAAGCAGACCT from the Gilvimarinus sp. DA14 genome contains:
- the murG gene encoding undecaprenyldiphospho-muramoylpentapeptide beta-N-acetylglucosaminyltransferase, which gives rise to MLIMAGGTGGHVFPALAVARELQSRGHTVSWLGTQRGIEARLVPEARIELNFISVEGVRGKGAAGLLKAPFLVSYAVLQALKILRRVKPSVVIGFGGFASGPGAVAAKILRLPLLIHEQNAVAGTTNKLSAKFAQRVLTGFDQVLPGGEWVGNPVRDEIRNLPAPAERFSARADQPINLLVLGGSLGALAINELVPQALAMLPPELRPRVQHQCGARHEEATTQAYVRHQVEASVKPFISDMAEAYAWADFVICRAGALTVAELAAAGIGALLVPLPSAIDDHQTHNAAVLAGASAGISVPQRDLTPESLAKLLQERLLHRDTLLQLAERARTVHKGDAAAKVADAAGELMHG